GAGATCTTTGAAgcacatttatgtcattatgtGAGCCAGGCATACCAAAGAAAGCATGCCATATCCATAGATCTTTAGATGCTACTGCTTCCAGTATAATTGTTGGCTTCTTTTTATGTCCCCGGTACATCCCATGCCATGCAGTAGGACAATTTTTCCAACTCCAATGCATACAATCTATAGACCCAAGCATACCAGGAAATCCTCTGCTCACTCCAATTGCAAGTAACCTAGCGGTATCCTGTTCATTAGGCATCCTCAAGTACTCGGGTCCAAAAATCTCGACAACAGCAACTACAAACTTTCTCAATGCTTCTAGAGTGGTGCTCTCACCAATACGAATGTACTCGTCCAAAGCATCAGCTGGTACTCCATAAGCTAAAATACGAAAAGCTGCAACTCACCGGCTGCGTTCCACTTTTGCACAAAATAATCGTCATGTTCCTCAACAGCGTTCATTATGCGAAGAAATATTGGTCGCCTCATCTGAAACCTATGTCATGACGCAATTACAAATATTAGTAAGACTATAATATAGGTCacataaaaaataaacaaataattgcaaacATGCGAACCTGCGTCTAAAAGTCTTCTCTCGGAACGTAGGATTATCTAAGAAATAATCTTTGTACAGAAGACCATGA
This genomic interval from Panicum virgatum strain AP13 chromosome 8K, P.virgatum_v5, whole genome shotgun sequence contains the following:
- the LOC120645485 gene encoding uncharacterized protein LOC120645485, whose amino-acid sequence is MTYRERLLYHGLLYKDYFLDNPTFREKTFRRRFQMRRPIFLRIMNAVEEHDDYFVQKWNAAADALDEYIRIGESTTLEALRKFVVAVVEIFGPEYLRMPNEQDTARLLAIGVSRGFPGMLGSIDCMHWSWKNCPTAWHGMYRGHKKKPTIILEAVASKDLWIWHAFFGMPGSHNDINVLQRSPIFARLAEGEGPRVNYSINGHDYLLGYYLADGIYPSWATFVKTIPE